One genomic region from Evansella sp. LMS18 encodes:
- a CDS encoding cyclopropane-fatty-acyl-phospholipid synthase family protein has protein sequence MEERFPLSGQYDRNWIDENKMGPNPLWLLEDLMENMQLKKGMRVLDMGCGKAITSIFLAKEFGVQVWANDLWINPDENALRIKEAGAEDLVFPIKAEAHSLPYSESFFDAIISIDAYHYFGTSDLYLPWYFQKLVKKGGEIGIVVPAVKKEVRNEEDIPEKLREYWDADFYTFHTSEWWANHWRKSKAVDIKLAEYIKAGREIWLNSKVDLEALAADEEQILSFVKMIGKRKQ, from the coding sequence ATGGAAGAAAGATTCCCGCTATCAGGACAATACGACAGGAACTGGATTGATGAGAATAAAATGGGGCCTAACCCGCTATGGCTACTGGAAGACTTAATGGAAAATATGCAGCTCAAAAAAGGCATGAGGGTCCTCGACATGGGTTGTGGTAAAGCAATCACTTCTATTTTTCTGGCTAAAGAATTCGGCGTGCAGGTCTGGGCAAATGACCTTTGGATTAACCCTGATGAAAATGCTCTGAGAATAAAGGAGGCAGGCGCAGAGGACCTCGTTTTTCCAATTAAGGCAGAGGCCCATTCACTGCCGTACTCCGAGAGTTTTTTTGACGCAATCATCAGCATCGACGCTTACCATTATTTTGGGACAAGTGATCTTTATCTGCCATGGTATTTTCAAAAGCTTGTAAAAAAGGGCGGAGAAATTGGGATAGTCGTACCCGCAGTTAAAAAGGAAGTCAGAAATGAAGAAGATATTCCGGAGAAATTAAGAGAATACTGGGACGCAGATTTTTATACCTTTCATACTTCAGAATGGTGGGCAAACCACTGGAGAAAGAGTAAGGCAGTAGATATAAAACTGGCAGAATATATTAAGGCAGGACGAGAAATATGGCTGAATTCCAAGGTAGACTTAGAGGCTCTTGCTGCTGATGAAGAGCAGATTTTATCATTTGTTAAAATGATTGGTAAAAGAAAGCAGTAG
- a CDS encoding calcium/sodium antiporter translates to MVYLLLILGFALLIKGAGYFVDGSSSIARLLRISPLLIGLTIVAFGTSSPEAVVSIIAALDASADVAIGNVVGSNIFNITFVVGLTAVLYPLTVQNDTIRKEIPFTLLAGTALLIFISDTFLQHAGINEISRSEGLILLLFFAVFLYYIFEAARKNRSENSSSNQQESPGFKEGWAKQILLTLAGITAIIIGGNLVVRSSTEIAYSFGMSETLVGLTIVALGTSLPELVTSITAALKKQSEIALGNIIGSNIFNIFFVLGAASVITPLAVDSRILLDVVFMILLTIVILVFSRTNYAVGKYEGSVLAAAYVIYLIYIIFRN, encoded by the coding sequence ATGGTTTATCTTTTACTTATTCTGGGGTTTGCTCTCCTTATAAAAGGAGCTGGCTATTTTGTGGACGGTTCCTCCTCCATCGCCAGACTGCTTCGTATTTCTCCCCTCCTTATCGGTCTGACGATTGTGGCGTTCGGAACGAGCTCTCCTGAAGCAGTCGTCAGTATAATTGCCGCGCTGGATGCTTCAGCCGATGTAGCCATTGGAAATGTGGTAGGAAGCAATATTTTTAACATTACTTTTGTTGTTGGTTTAACCGCTGTACTGTATCCGTTAACTGTGCAGAATGATACGATCCGAAAAGAAATCCCATTTACCCTTTTAGCAGGGACAGCTTTACTTATTTTTATCAGCGACACCTTCCTGCAGCATGCAGGAATTAATGAAATTTCCCGAAGTGAAGGGCTTATTTTACTCCTGTTTTTCGCCGTGTTTCTCTATTATATATTCGAAGCTGCACGTAAAAACCGTTCAGAAAATAGTTCATCAAATCAACAGGAGTCCCCAGGCTTCAAAGAAGGCTGGGCTAAGCAAATCCTGCTTACATTAGCAGGTATTACAGCCATTATCATCGGCGGTAACCTTGTTGTTAGAAGCAGTACGGAAATAGCCTATTCTTTCGGTATGAGTGAAACATTGGTCGGTTTGACGATTGTTGCCCTAGGGACGTCGCTGCCGGAATTAGTGACTTCCATTACTGCAGCTTTAAAAAAACAGAGTGAAATAGCGCTAGGGAATATAATCGGAAGTAATATATTCAATATTTTTTTCGTCCTGGGTGCCGCTTCCGTTATAACTCCCCTGGCTGTAGACAGCAGAATATTACTGGATGTCGTTTTCATGATTCTGTTAACAATAGTTATCCTTGTTTTTTCCCGAACCAATTACGCAGTTGGAAAATATGAAGGGTCTGTTTTAGCTGCTGCTTATGTCATCTATCTGATATATATCATCTTCAGAAATTAG
- a CDS encoding pyridoxamine 5'-phosphate oxidase family protein: MSAMFLAREYIFITRFKTGRYTMAKAEEKLSPELVESLQGEKIVSLVTIDAETNEPDLSVISWLLAHEDGKTIKFAVGHNANTAKNIEENPDVILGVTGAGSCFSVKGKGSVSDVISKTMKYRVVTVVVDSVKDVIFYGGKITAEAQYEKTYDPKLAEKLDEEVYSLLKE; encoded by the coding sequence ATGTCAGCAATGTTTTTAGCAAGAGAGTACATATTTATTACCAGATTCAAAACAGGGAGGTATACGATGGCAAAAGCAGAAGAAAAACTCAGTCCGGAGTTAGTGGAATCGTTACAGGGAGAGAAAATAGTTTCATTGGTAACTATCGATGCAGAGACAAATGAACCTGATTTAAGTGTTATCTCCTGGCTGCTTGCACACGAAGATGGGAAAACAATTAAATTTGCTGTTGGCCATAACGCCAATACTGCAAAGAATATCGAGGAAAATCCAGATGTTATTCTTGGAGTGACAGGAGCAGGCAGCTGTTTTTCAGTAAAAGGTAAAGGCTCTGTGTCTGACGTGATTTCTAAAACGATGAAATACCGAGTTGTGACGGTCGTAGTGGACTCTGTGAAAGACGTTATTTTCTACGGAGGAAAAATAACAGCCGAAGCACAATATGAAAAGACTTACGATCCAAAACTGGCAGAAAAGCTGGACGAAGAAGTTTACAGTTTGCTAAAAGAATAA
- the sfnG gene encoding dimethylsulfone monooxygenase SfnG encodes MGDLKFAYWVPNVSGGLVVSNLPQKTGWDFESNKRYAQIAEEAGYDYALLQTRFIASYGAENQLEAITLAAALASVTKKINLISAVHPGLWHPGVYAKMIATLDNISNGRAALNVVSGWLKQEFTGYGEPWLEHDERYRRAEEFIQVLKSMWTEEKTTFKGDFYRINEAPLMPKPVNGRPPVFQGGNSKAARRMAAKYSDWYFMNGNTLEGFKEQMEDVKSLARDEGRENEIKFAVNGFAIIRDTEEEAVQLLRDIVSNADTKAVEGFKEAVKEAGQSSKEKEGMWANSSFEDLVQYNDGFKTGLIGTAEQVSDRIIELKKIGIDLVLTGHFHYEEDLKRFGEEVIPLVKKKESELEIKTPSATY; translated from the coding sequence ATGGGAGACTTAAAATTTGCATACTGGGTACCGAATGTTAGTGGAGGGCTTGTAGTTTCGAATCTACCCCAGAAAACAGGCTGGGATTTCGAATCTAATAAAAGATACGCACAAATAGCGGAAGAAGCAGGCTATGATTATGCTTTGCTGCAGACAAGATTTATTGCGAGTTATGGTGCGGAAAATCAGCTGGAGGCTATTACGCTGGCTGCTGCACTGGCAAGCGTAACTAAGAAAATAAACCTTATATCAGCTGTACATCCTGGTCTCTGGCATCCGGGAGTATATGCGAAAATGATTGCAACGCTTGATAATATAAGTAACGGGCGCGCAGCATTAAATGTTGTGAGCGGGTGGTTGAAGCAGGAGTTTACTGGCTACGGAGAGCCCTGGCTTGAACATGATGAAAGATATCGGAGAGCGGAAGAATTCATTCAGGTGCTTAAATCAATGTGGACAGAGGAGAAGACTACATTTAAAGGGGACTTTTACCGTATTAATGAAGCTCCTTTGATGCCAAAGCCTGTCAATGGAAGGCCACCAGTCTTCCAGGGCGGGAACTCTAAAGCTGCCAGAAGGATGGCTGCTAAATATTCCGACTGGTATTTTATGAACGGCAATACACTGGAAGGTTTTAAGGAGCAAATGGAGGATGTTAAATCTCTTGCCAGAGATGAAGGAAGAGAGAATGAGATAAAGTTTGCGGTAAACGGCTTCGCAATCATTCGCGATACAGAGGAAGAAGCTGTGCAGCTGTTGAGGGATATAGTATCCAACGCGGATACTAAAGCAGTGGAAGGCTTTAAAGAGGCGGTAAAAGAAGCTGGGCAATCATCGAAAGAAAAGGAAGGTATGTGGGCAAATTCCAGCTTCGAAGATCTTGTTCAGTATAATGACGGCTTTAAAACAGGTTTGATAGGTACGGCAGAACAGGTCTCCGACCGGATTATTGAACTTAAAAAAATTGGAATAGATTTGGTGCTAACCGGACATTTCCACTATGAGGAAGATTTAAAAAGATTTGGGGAAGAAGTTATCCCTCTTGTGAAAAAGAAAGAATCAGAGCTGGAAATCAAGACACCTTCAGCTACTTATTAA
- a CDS encoding 3-oxoacyl-ACP reductase, with the protein MQISDQIVLVTGGSRGLGAAIAKAFGREGAKVVVNYYSNKELAEEAAAEIGKEQAVAIQGDVRVKEEVEEIFREAEKHFGGPVTTVINNALVGFKFDAANRKDSSAISWEDYHVQLEGSVKASLNTVQAARKGMVEAGFGRVVNIGTNLVQNPVVAYHDYNTGKAALLGFTRSMAKDLGPDNITVNMVSGGLLEKTDASAATPDEVFQIIKDSTPLQKVTTPEDMADAVLFFASPWSRSVTGQNLVVDGGLVMD; encoded by the coding sequence ATGCAGATCAGTGACCAGATTGTATTAGTTACAGGGGGCAGCAGAGGTCTTGGAGCAGCCATAGCCAAAGCTTTTGGACGTGAAGGTGCAAAAGTCGTCGTAAACTACTACTCAAACAAAGAGCTCGCTGAAGAAGCAGCAGCAGAAATTGGCAAGGAACAGGCGGTTGCGATTCAGGGCGATGTACGAGTAAAGGAAGAAGTAGAAGAGATTTTTCGGGAAGCAGAGAAGCATTTTGGCGGACCGGTGACTACGGTAATAAACAACGCTCTCGTTGGCTTTAAGTTTGATGCAGCTAACAGAAAAGACAGCAGTGCAATTTCATGGGAAGACTATCACGTGCAGCTGGAGGGGAGTGTTAAGGCTTCCTTGAATACTGTTCAGGCAGCGAGGAAAGGGATGGTGGAAGCTGGGTTCGGCAGAGTGGTTAATATTGGAACTAACCTTGTCCAGAACCCTGTCGTAGCCTACCATGATTACAATACCGGTAAAGCAGCGCTTCTCGGTTTCACGAGAAGTATGGCAAAGGACCTAGGTCCCGACAATATAACCGTTAATATGGTCTCCGGAGGACTATTGGAAAAAACGGACGCCAGTGCAGCTACTCCTGATGAAGTTTTCCAGATTATTAAAGACAGTACACCTCTTCAGAAAGTGACAACTCCTGAAGATATGGCGGATGCGGTCCTGTTCTTCGCGTCGCCGTGGAGCCGCTCTGTTACAGGGCAGAATCTTGTGGTAGATGGCGGCCTTGTGATGGATTAG
- a CDS encoding ATP-dependent Clp protease ATP-binding subunit: MKCQMCEQRHANVNLNVQINNSKHHVQLCHVCYQELKAGNKMPSGFEGSLSDSLFNNFFKQFGQSHMGGQGAPHGQMASPPQTEQGGGNRGGGILDELGRNVTHAAKAGLIDPVIGRDDEVERVIEILNRRNKNNPVLIGEPGVGKTAIVEGLALKISEGDVPSKLLNKEVYLLDVASLVANTGIRGQFEERMKQIIAELQQRKNIILFIDEIHQLVGAGSAEGSMDAGNILKPALARGELQVVGATTLKEYRQIEKDAALERRFQPVMVNEPSVDEAVEILKGIQNKYEDYHEVKFTNEAIQACVTLSHRYIQDRFLPDKAIDLLDEAGAKINLKSGGTSHGDVEERLAAIMKEKEAALKEEKYEVAAKLRDEEEALEKRLENKNEDKTVIDVDVIQSIIEKKTGIPVGRLQENEASKMKNLAGNLNGKVIGQEDAVKKVAKAVRRSRAGLKPKQRPIGSFLFVGPTGVGKTELTKSLAEEMFGSKDAMIRLDMSEYMEKHAVSKLIGSPPGYVGHEEAGQLTEKVRRNPYSIILLDEIEKAHPDVQHMFLQIMEDGRLTDSQGRTVSFKDTVIIMTSNAGAGAAKKTTVGFGAESESVKEESVLESLSNYFKPEFLNRFDAIIEFNHLSKDNLVQIVELMLGDLEETLAEQGMTIKVSDEAKEKLAELGYHKAFGARPLRRTIQEQLEDRITDLILDQDGEIKQINITLEDGKIVLK; encoded by the coding sequence ATGAAATGCCAAATGTGTGAGCAAAGACATGCAAATGTAAACTTAAATGTACAGATTAATAATTCAAAGCATCATGTACAGCTTTGCCATGTATGCTATCAGGAACTGAAGGCAGGAAATAAAATGCCTTCTGGTTTCGAAGGTAGTTTATCTGACAGCCTGTTCAACAATTTCTTCAAACAGTTTGGACAGTCTCACATGGGAGGACAGGGAGCACCTCACGGGCAAATGGCATCTCCGCCACAAACAGAGCAGGGTGGCGGCAACCGTGGAGGCGGTATTCTTGATGAATTGGGAAGAAATGTAACCCATGCGGCAAAAGCCGGATTAATCGATCCTGTAATTGGCCGTGATGATGAAGTTGAGCGCGTCATTGAGATACTGAACCGCCGCAATAAAAATAATCCTGTGCTGATTGGTGAACCAGGGGTTGGTAAAACAGCAATTGTTGAAGGTCTCGCACTGAAGATTAGTGAAGGAGATGTGCCATCCAAGCTCCTGAATAAAGAGGTGTACTTGCTTGATGTTGCTTCTCTCGTGGCGAATACAGGGATTCGCGGGCAATTTGAAGAGAGAATGAAGCAGATTATCGCTGAACTGCAGCAGCGGAAGAATATTATTCTGTTTATCGACGAAATCCATCAGTTAGTTGGTGCAGGTTCTGCAGAGGGCTCCATGGATGCAGGTAACATTCTTAAACCAGCGCTTGCAAGAGGCGAGCTGCAGGTAGTTGGTGCCACAACACTGAAAGAATACCGTCAGATTGAGAAAGACGCTGCTCTGGAGCGTCGTTTCCAGCCAGTCATGGTTAACGAGCCTTCAGTAGATGAAGCAGTGGAAATCCTGAAAGGTATACAAAATAAATATGAAGATTATCATGAAGTTAAATTTACGAATGAAGCCATCCAGGCATGTGTAACTTTATCTCACCGATACATTCAGGACCGCTTCCTTCCGGATAAAGCGATTGACCTGCTGGACGAAGCAGGCGCAAAGATAAACCTGAAGTCTGGCGGAACAAGCCATGGTGATGTGGAAGAACGCCTGGCGGCAATTATGAAGGAGAAAGAAGCAGCCCTTAAAGAAGAAAAATATGAGGTGGCTGCAAAACTGCGAGACGAAGAAGAAGCACTTGAGAAGCGTCTTGAAAACAAAAACGAGGATAAAACTGTTATTGATGTGGACGTTATTCAGTCCATTATTGAAAAGAAAACAGGAATTCCAGTTGGCAGGCTTCAGGAAAATGAAGCTTCAAAAATGAAGAACCTGGCTGGAAACCTGAACGGTAAAGTAATTGGACAGGAAGACGCTGTGAAAAAAGTAGCGAAGGCAGTCCGCCGTTCCCGTGCCGGGTTAAAGCCGAAACAGCGCCCGATTGGATCCTTCCTGTTCGTTGGACCAACTGGTGTGGGTAAAACAGAGCTTACAAAATCACTTGCTGAAGAAATGTTCGGTTCAAAAGATGCTATGATTCGTCTTGATATGAGTGAATATATGGAAAAACATGCCGTATCCAAGCTGATCGGTTCACCTCCTGGTTATGTGGGGCACGAAGAAGCCGGCCAGCTGACAGAAAAGGTGCGCCGGAACCCATACTCCATCATTCTCCTTGATGAAATCGAGAAAGCTCACCCGGATGTTCAGCATATGTTCCTGCAGATTATGGAGGACGGCCGCCTGACAGACAGCCAGGGAAGAACTGTAAGTTTCAAAGATACAGTTATTATCATGACAAGTAACGCTGGAGCGGGTGCAGCGAAAAAAACAACAGTAGGCTTCGGGGCGGAAAGTGAATCAGTAAAAGAAGAGTCCGTTCTTGAATCATTATCAAACTACTTTAAACCAGAGTTTCTGAACCGTTTTGATGCAATCATAGAGTTCAATCACCTAAGCAAAGATAATCTTGTTCAAATTGTTGAACTCATGCTCGGTGACCTGGAAGAAACACTGGCAGAACAAGGCATGACAATCAAAGTGTCAGATGAAGCAAAAGAAAAACTGGCTGAACTTGGCTATCATAAAGCCTTTGGTGCCCGCCCGCTCCGACGCACAATCCAGGAGCAGCTGGAAGACCGTATTACCGACCTGATTCTTGACCAGGATGGAGAAATAAAACAAATCAACATCACTCTGGAAGACGGAAAAATCGTATTGAAGTAA
- a CDS encoding C45 family peptidase gives MKKTILRLLMIILIGVAPLAFLFNGEAEAEKNNDESVLYLRGSHEEIGSQYGEQAKRQIQQNLSLFYSMAEQTGFTEEILSEAAVEYEDFLIKANPAMLEQLKAMAESAEADYRDLLAFNALEEEIIGDGCTTVIATGSATRSGNAYYHKNRDASRGAAQVVVQAEPEDGYSYIGITSAGSTGLAMGVNEHGVSVGNNVLSTWDTSRNGYGNLTVIRMALEAAADAREGVQFIEELPRASGSAYGVTDSEEGAWVETTANHSAVYWVVDEAMAHTNHYILPGMEQFDTLTENSSNERWSWYVSTEERLDRAQSLLDDQSGKLNVQRIVKISEDQEPGLESTYWIDSDAVINGIPMGSVSAATFDGSKKRMWSQLGQPSTAPAIPFDTDRPHIPEPFGSGSQSERIEKTAANRN, from the coding sequence ATGAAAAAGACTATTTTAAGATTATTAATGATCATTTTAATAGGTGTCGCACCACTGGCTTTTTTATTTAATGGAGAAGCTGAAGCAGAGAAAAATAATGACGAATCAGTCCTTTATCTGAGAGGAAGCCACGAAGAAATCGGCAGTCAATATGGCGAGCAGGCAAAGAGACAGATACAGCAAAATTTGTCTTTATTTTACTCGATGGCAGAGCAGACAGGTTTTACTGAGGAAATATTGAGTGAGGCTGCCGTGGAATATGAAGACTTCTTAATCAAGGCAAACCCAGCGATGCTGGAACAGCTGAAAGCAATGGCGGAAAGTGCGGAGGCGGATTACAGAGACTTACTCGCCTTTAACGCCCTCGAAGAAGAAATAATCGGTGATGGCTGTACGACGGTTATAGCTACTGGTTCGGCCACAAGAAGCGGTAACGCATATTACCACAAAAACCGGGATGCGAGCAGGGGAGCTGCACAAGTAGTGGTTCAGGCAGAGCCGGAAGATGGCTACAGCTACATTGGCATTACCAGTGCAGGTTCCACAGGGCTTGCTATGGGAGTGAATGAGCATGGTGTCTCTGTAGGTAACAATGTACTATCAACATGGGATACTTCCCGAAACGGGTACGGAAACCTGACAGTGATCCGCATGGCTCTTGAAGCAGCAGCTGACGCAAGAGAAGGGGTGCAGTTTATCGAAGAGCTTCCGAGAGCTTCAGGCTCCGCTTATGGAGTGACTGACAGTGAAGAAGGAGCCTGGGTGGAAACTACTGCAAACCATTCAGCGGTCTATTGGGTAGTGGATGAAGCGATGGCTCACACAAATCATTACATCCTGCCGGGAATGGAGCAATTTGATACTCTTACTGAAAACAGCTCTAATGAACGGTGGAGCTGGTATGTTTCAACAGAAGAGCGTCTGGACCGGGCGCAGAGCCTTCTGGATGATCAGTCCGGCAAATTAAATGTCCAGCGTATTGTAAAGATATCTGAAGATCAGGAACCTGGTCTGGAGAGCACTTACTGGATAGATTCAGATGCGGTTATTAATGGTATCCCAATGGGCTCTGTTTCAGCAGCTACATTTGACGGCAGTAAAAAGAGAATGTGGTCTCAATTAGGGCAGCCAAGCACTGCGCCTGCCATCCCATTTGACACAGACCGCCCTCATATACCAGAGCCTTTCGGTTCCGGCTCTCAAAGCGAGAGAATTGAGAAAACAGCAGCAAACAGAAACTGA
- a CDS encoding thiazole biosynthesis adenylyltransferase ThiF, whose product MSVNGRYSRQELFSPIGAEGQQQIMEKHVLVIGAGALGTGSAEALVRAGVGKLTIVDRDYVEWSNLQRQQLYVEADAEERIPKAAAAEKRLKQINSEVDIEAKIMDVSVGEIEELVRGVDLIMDATDNFDTRMIINDISQKAGIPWIYGACVSSYGISYTVLPGETPCLNCLLETVPMGGMTCDTAGIISPAVQMVVAYQTSEALKILSGDNAAIRRKLVSFDLWRNHHAAINVEKMKKTGCLSCGENREYPYLDTANQTKTAVLCGRDTVQLRPPERQELDLERTAGLLEKQGGKIVKNDFLLSFTAGEQRLVVFQDGRVLVHGTKDISEARTLYHRYLG is encoded by the coding sequence GTGAGCGTAAACGGACGTTATTCACGTCAGGAGCTGTTTTCGCCTATCGGGGCGGAAGGGCAGCAGCAGATCATGGAAAAACATGTCCTTGTTATAGGTGCAGGGGCCCTGGGGACAGGAAGTGCAGAGGCTCTCGTCCGTGCCGGGGTCGGCAAACTTACCATAGTTGACCGTGACTATGTGGAATGGAGCAATCTTCAGCGCCAGCAGCTGTATGTGGAAGCTGACGCGGAAGAGCGGATTCCTAAAGCTGCCGCAGCAGAAAAACGGCTGAAGCAAATTAACTCAGAGGTTGATATCGAGGCAAAAATCATGGATGTGTCAGTTGGGGAAATAGAAGAGCTTGTTCGCGGTGTGGATCTTATCATGGATGCAACTGACAATTTTGACACGCGAATGATCATTAATGATATTTCACAGAAGGCAGGCATACCCTGGATATACGGCGCCTGTGTCAGCAGTTACGGAATCAGCTATACTGTTCTGCCAGGAGAAACACCATGCCTGAATTGTCTTCTGGAAACAGTGCCAATGGGCGGAATGACTTGTGATACGGCAGGCATTATCAGCCCTGCGGTGCAAATGGTAGTCGCTTATCAAACCTCTGAAGCTTTGAAAATTCTTTCAGGTGATAATGCAGCAATCCGGAGGAAGCTCGTTTCCTTTGATTTATGGAGAAATCATCATGCAGCGATCAATGTGGAAAAAATGAAAAAAACTGGCTGCTTATCATGCGGCGAGAATCGGGAGTATCCTTATCTGGATACAGCTAACCAAACAAAAACGGCTGTATTATGCGGAAGGGATACCGTTCAGCTACGTCCTCCGGAACGGCAGGAGCTGGATCTTGAAAGAACAGCTGGCCTTCTGGAAAAACAGGGCGGGAAAATTGTGAAAAATGATTTTCTGCTTTCTTTTACAGCTGGTGAACAGAGACTCGTAGTTTTCCAGGACGGACGTGTCCTTGTCCATGGAACAAAGGATATTAGTGAAGCGAGGACACTCTACCATCGTTATTTAGGATAA
- the thiS gene encoding sulfur carrier protein ThiS — protein sequence MELIVNGDKIEVPGSVSTVTNLLEHFDIDKKVVIVEVNGDILEKDNHQERKISDGDKIELVHFVGGG from the coding sequence ATGGAACTGATTGTGAACGGGGATAAAATTGAAGTTCCCGGCAGTGTGTCAACAGTGACAAATCTTCTCGAGCACTTCGATATTGATAAAAAGGTAGTAATCGTGGAAGTGAATGGGGATATTCTTGAAAAAGATAACCATCAGGAGAGAAAGATCTCTGATGGAGACAAAATTGAGCTTGTACACTTTGTAGGAGGCGGATAA
- a CDS encoding thiazole synthase has protein sequence MLKIGSQEFKSRLLLGTGKYPDFDIQKKAVDVSETEILTFSVRRMNIFESSQPNFLEKLDTEKYTLLPNTAGAKTAEEAVRTAKLAKASGLCDMIKVEVIGCQKTLLPDPVETLKASEELLKEGFIVLPYTSDDVLLARRLEEMGCHAIMPGASPIGSGQGIINPLNLSFIIEQTSVPVIVDAGIGSPSDAAIAMEMGADGVLLNTAVSGAKDPVKMAEAMKLAIEAGRLGFEAGRIPKKRYATASSPMEGMSIG, from the coding sequence ATGTTAAAAATTGGATCGCAAGAATTTAAATCAAGATTACTATTAGGTACAGGAAAATATCCTGACTTTGATATACAGAAGAAAGCAGTTGATGTTTCAGAAACAGAGATTCTTACATTCTCAGTACGGAGAATGAATATTTTTGAATCCAGCCAGCCAAATTTTCTTGAGAAATTAGATACAGAAAAATATACACTGCTCCCAAATACTGCAGGGGCGAAAACAGCGGAGGAAGCAGTACGTACAGCGAAGCTTGCAAAAGCATCCGGTCTTTGCGACATGATCAAAGTTGAAGTGATCGGCTGCCAGAAAACGCTGCTTCCTGATCCTGTAGAAACATTAAAGGCTTCGGAAGAACTCCTAAAGGAAGGATTTATTGTGCTTCCATATACTTCTGATGATGTACTCCTGGCTCGGCGCCTGGAAGAGATGGGGTGCCATGCGATTATGCCAGGGGCGTCGCCAATCGGCTCCGGGCAGGGAATCATTAACCCGCTCAACTTGAGCTTTATTATTGAACAGACGAGCGTACCTGTGATTGTAGATGCAGGGATCGGAAGCCCGTCTGACGCTGCCATCGCCATGGAAATGGGAGCGGACGGTGTCCTCTTAAATACGGCAGTTTCCGGTGCAAAGGATCCGGTGAAAATGGCAGAAGCCATGAAGCTGGCCATTGAAGCAGGGCGTCTTGGCTTTGAAGCTGGAAGAATTCCTAAAAAGCGTTATGCTACTGCGAGCAGCCCGATGGAAGGAATGAGTATCGGGTGA